The proteins below come from a single Torulaspora delbrueckii CBS 1146 chromosome 5, complete genome genomic window:
- the TDEL0E01910 gene encoding uncharacterized protein (similar to Saccharomyces cerevisiae YPR1 (YDR368W) and GCY1 (YOR120W); ancestral locus Anc_5.434), translating into MSATLSNNTSTVKLNTGYTIPQVGLGTWRSKEGDGYKAVTAALKAGYRHIDGAAIYLNEEEVGKAIRDSGIPREELFITTKLWNTQQRNPQEALEQSLERLGLEYVDLYLMHWPVPLKTKRITDGNLLSSPAKEDGKPDVDTEWDFVKTWELMQELPKTKKARSVGVSNFSINNLKELLASPGNKLVPAVLQVEIHPLLPQYALCDFCKEHNIQVEAYSPLGGHGAPVLDDPIIKQIADRHNADAGNVVVSWGVQRGIVTLPKSTTPERVVSNLRTFKLSDEEMGSINNLSKSRGQKRTNAPDMSPFPLFE; encoded by the coding sequence ATGTCCGCAACTCTAAGCAACAACACTTCTACCGTTAAATTAAACACTGGTTACACCATTCCTCAAGTTGGTTTGGGTACTTGGAGATCCAAAGAAGGTGATGGTTACAAGGCTGTCACtgcagctttgaaagctggATACAGACACATTGATGGTGCTGCAATTTActtgaatgaagaagaagttggtaAGGCTATCAGAGACTCTGGTATTCCACGTGAAGAACttttcatcaccaccaaGCTATGGAATACTCAACAGCGTAACCCTCAAGAGGCATTGGAACAATCTTTGGAAAGATTGGGACTGGAATACGTTGATCTATATTTAATGCACTGGCCAGTTCCTTTGAAAACAAAGAGAATCACTGACGGAAACCTTTTGAGTAGTCCAGCCAAGGAAGATGGTAAGCCAGATGTCGATACCGAGTGGGACTTTGTCAAAACTTGGGAATTGATGCAAGAGCTACCAAAGACTAAAAAAGCCAGAAGTGTCGGTGTGTCGAACTTCTCTATTAATAACTTAAAAGAACTTTTGGCATCTCCTGGTAACAAACTGGTGCCTGCAGTTTTGCAAGTTGAAATTCATCCACTATTGCCACAATACGCTCTCTGCGATTTCTGTAAAGAGCACAATATTCAAGTCGAAGCATACTCTCCACTAGGTGGTCATGGTGCTCCAGTGCTGGATGATCCTATCATCAAGCAAATTGCTGATAGACACAATGCTGATGCTGGTAACGTTGTTGTCAGTTGGGGCGTTCAAAGAGGTATCGTCACCTTGCCAAAATCCACTACTCCTGAAAGAGTTGTCTCCAATTTGAGAACCTTTAAGTTGTCCGACGAAGAGATGGGTTCCATTAACAACTTGTCGAAGTCTAGAGGACAAAAAAGAACCAATGCTCCTGACATGTCTCCTTTCCCATTATTCGAATAG
- the KEI1 gene encoding Kei1p (similar to Saccharomyces cerevisiae YDR367W; ancestral locus Anc_5.433), whose product MATTRSKSMGLPKSFLGFVPLYIGVEIALGISIINKCSGAYGILALFTGHPLDSMQWVLYIWSIFTLIICVQGLYQIHKPNVLTFSHIFITFIIDTLFTSFFTLWFTAQWYNLEGNSNNVKDTKSSYSDAPVDYSSKIAHQGASEGFEYGVTMFITILSLAGKLYFTFIIASFVQELLLHPRYMLDQDDVEQDLKHQSFWKRWWIKSQKSCYKMSKSLLA is encoded by the exons ATGGCTACGACAAGGTCCAAATCGATGGGACTCCCCAAA TCATTCTTGGGATTTGTTCCTTTGTACATAGGTGTGGAAATTGCACTCGGGATATCCATTATAAATAAGTGCAGTGGAGCTTACGGTATCCTGGCATTGTTCACCGGCCATCCCTTAGATTCCATGCAATGGGTCTTGTATATATGGTCCATTTTTACACTGATCATCTGCGTTCAAGGTCTCTATCAGATCCACAAGCCCAATGTGCTGACCTTCTCACACATCTTTATTACATTCATCATCGACACGTTATTCacttctttcttcacccTTTGGTTCACAGCACAATGGTACAATCTCGAGGGTAACTCCAACAACGTTAAAGACACTAAGAGTTCCTACAGCGATGCACCAGTCGATTATTCAAGCAAAATAGCGCACCAAGGTGCCAGTGAAGGTTTTGAGTACGGTGTGACCATGttcatcaccattcttTCCCTCGCAGGAAAACTCTACTTTACCTTCATCATTGCTTCTTTCGTGCAGGAGCTTTTATTGCATCCAAGGTATATGCTAGACCAAGATGACGTCGAACAGGACTTGAAACATCAGTCgttttggaaaagatgGTGGATCAAGAGCCAAAAGAGTTGCTACAAGATGTCAAAATCCCTCCTAGCTTAG
- the ILV5 gene encoding ketol-acid reductoisomerase (similar to Saccharomyces cerevisiae ILV5 (YLR355C); ancestral locus Anc_4.190), producing MLRTQAARLICNSRVVTAKRTFALAARAATTCRPAARQFVKPLIATRGIKQINFGGTVETVYERADWPKEKLLDYFKNDTFALIGYGSQGYGQGLNMRDNGLNVIIGVRKDGASWKAAIEDGWVPGETLFEVEEAVKKGTFVMNLLSDAAQSETWPALKPLITEGKTLYFSHGFSPVFKDLTHVEPPSNVDVILVAPKGSGRTVRSLFKEGRGINSSYAVWNDVTGKADEKAQALAVAVGSGYVYQTTFEKEVNSDLYGERGCLMGGIHGMFLAQYEVLRENGHSPSESFNETVEEATQSLYPLIGKYGMDYMYDACSTTARRGALDWYPIFKNALKPVFQDLYESTKNGSETKRSLEFNSQPDYRVKLESELETIRNMEIWKVGKEVRKLRPENK from the coding sequence ATGTTGAGAACTCAAGCCGCTAGATTGATCTGCAACTCCCGTGTTGTTACTGCCAAGAGAACTTTTGCCTTGGCTGCTCGTGCTGCTACTACTTGCAGGCCAGCCGCTAGACAATTTGTCAAGCCATTGATTGCTACCCGTGGTATTAAGCAAATCAACTTCGGTGGTACCGTTGAGACCGTTTACGAAAGGGCTGACTGGCCAAAGGAGAAGTTGTTGGACTACTTCAAGAATGACACTTTTGCTTTGATCGGTTACGGTTCTCAAGGTTACGGTCAAGGTTTGAACATGAGAGACAACGGTTTGAATGTTATCATTGGTGTCCGTAAGGATGGTGCTTCTTGGAAGGCTGCCATTGAGGACGGTTGGGTCCCAGGTGAGACTTTGTtcgaagttgaagaagctgtcAAGAAGGGTACCTTCGTCATGAACTTGTTGTCTGACGCTGCTCAATCTGAGACTTGGCCAGCTTTGAAGCCTTTGATCACTGAAGGTAAGACTTTGTACTTCTCTCACGGTTTCTCTCCAGTTTTCAAGGACTTGACTCACGTCGAACCACCAAGCAACGTTGATGTTATCTTGGTTGCTCCAAAGGGTTCCGGTAGAACCGTTAGATCTTTGTTCAAGGAAGGTCGTGGTATCAACTCTTCTTACGCTGTCTGGAACGACGTTACCGGTAAGGCTGACGAGAAGGCTCAAGCTTTGGCCGTCGCTGTTGGTTCCGGTTACGTTTACCAAACCACTTTCGAAAAGGAAGTCAACTCTGACTTGTACGGTGAAAGAGGTTGTCTAATGGGTGGTATCCACGGTATGTTCTTGGCTCAATACGAAGTCTTGAGAGAAAATGGTCACTCTCCAAGtgaatctttcaacgaAACCGTCGAAGAGGCTACCCAATCTCTATACCCATTGATCGGTAAGTACGGTATGGACTACATGTACGACGCCTGCTCTACTACCGCCAGAAGAGGTGCTTTGGACTGGTAcccaatcttcaagaacgcCTTGAAGCCAGTTTTCCAAGACCTATACGAATCTACCAAGAACGGTTCTGAaaccaagagatctttGGAATTCAACTCTCAACCAGACTACAGAGTCAAGTTGGAGAGCGAATTGGAGACCATCAGAAACATGGAGATCTGGAAGGTCGGTAAGGAGGTCAGAAAGTTGAGACCTGAAAACAAATAA
- the RME1 gene encoding Rme1p (similar to Saccharomyces cerevisiae RME1 (YGR044C); ancestral locus Anc_4.189), which translates to MLRKPWVPTMSEFLMHQQPSWQELLKFSDPTGQLKQLQELLEGPYKRDELELVEAQFEFASVLDDDKFFTLQREEEEEEEEKQRAPLPTPGLSLVEQLQMDKPLMEVIANKHKRGYHRCTHCPKTFSSVFEYAAHMDAFGIKREFKCPVALCPWKVLGLPRRPDLRRHCAIQHKHELPDDLKEYLNLSDETYPALQCPHQYCDKVFHRRDAYNRHISIVHEKLGSRFNKRLLQILAHCPCEKEAERRKYVLAKMRTRKVNCNNNNRAQQP; encoded by the coding sequence ATGCTTCGCAAGCCCTGGGTACCAACGATGTCTGAGTTCTTGATGCACCAGCAGCCTTCATGGCAAGAATTGCTAAAATTTTCAGATCCAACGGGACAGTTGAAACAGTTGCAAGAGTTGTTGGAAGGTCCGTACAAAAGAGATGAATTGGAGTTAGTAGAAGCGcaatttgaatttgctAGTGTTTTAGATGACGATAAGTTTTTCACATTACAGcgtgaagaagaagaagaagaagaagaaaaacagAGGGCTCCACTGCCCACACCAGGGTTGTCGCTGGTCGAACAATTACAAATGGATAAGCCTTTGATGGAAGTGATTGCAAACAAACACAAACGTGGCTACCATCGGTGCACACATTGTCCAAAGACTTTTTCAAGTGTTTTTGAGTATGCTGCGCATATGGATGCGTTTGGAATTAAGAGAGAGTTTAAATGCCCGGTTGCCCTTTGCCCTTGGAAAGTGCTAGGACTGCCTCGTAGACCGGATCTACGCAGACATTGTGCTATTCAACATAAACATGAGTTGCCCGATGATTTAAAAGAGTACTTGAACTTGAGTGATGAAACGTACCCCGCGTTGCAGTGCCCTCACCAGTACTGCGATAAAGTTTTTCACAGACGCGACGCTTACAACAGACACATTTCAATAGTGCATGAAAAACTGGGTTCGCGGTTCAACAAGCGTCTGTTGCAGATTCTGGCACATTGCCCCTGCGAGAAAGAGGCggaaagaagaaaatacGTGCTGGCGAAGATGCGCACACGGAAGGTGAACTgtaataataataatagGGCCCAACAGCCTTGA
- the MTE1 gene encoding Mte1p (similar to Saccharomyces cerevisiae YGR042W; ancestral locus Anc_4.187) — translation MEYSCQYSDQVRKKHKTWHDGSIKFIKSTKRLTLYSLDQRKQSLSSTFMTNSRDLEKVLDPRGFDVEEHRVFGRYVVIISGILRNSESGGHHRTSGDPLALRMKPFKAPRTVANRPLVRHRVVISQPVGGRSRRIRRVCHQPIML, via the coding sequence ATGGAATATAGTTGCCAGTACTCTGATCAAGTACGCAAGAAACACAAGACGTGGCACGATGGGTCTataaagttcatcaaatcGACAAAGCGATTAACCCTATATTCGCTTGACCAAAGGAAACAATCGCTTAGCAGTACTTTTATGACGAACAGCAGAGATCTGGAAAAAGTGTTGGATCCGCGAGGTTTTGACGTAGAAGAACATCGAGTGTTTGGTCGCTATGTTGTGATCATAAGTGGGATTCTACGTAATTCCGAGTCGGGAGGACATCATCGAACGAGTGGAGATCCATTAGCGCTTAGGATGaaacctttcaaagcaCCTAGAACTGTGGCGAACAGACCCCTTGTGCGACATCGAGTAGTAATCTCGCAACCCGTGGGCGGTAGAAGTAGACGCATACGACGCGTTTGTCATCAACCAATTATGCTATAG
- the TDEL0E01850 gene encoding uncharacterized protein: MTPIRPQVYLGSRAPNFTAPSSQGPIEFYTYAANSWCLFFSHPAPFTPICTTELGALAALEPEFNARNCKLLGLSTSSPNDHTQWLQDIAHVTGYHVHFPLLSDQSRRVASTYGMIDLRHFDLQGRPIPIRAAYLVDPRREVRLVHAYPISTGRNTAELLRALDALQAADAFSHQLVTPVNWVPGDDAVVAPEVSEDTAARRFPNYRTLTPYLRLTPVDPDEL; the protein is encoded by the coding sequence ATGACACCGATCCGCCCACAAGTCTATCTCGGTTCTCGAGCCCCCAATTTCACCGCTCCTTCCTCCCAAGGCCCCATCGAATTCTACACCTACGCTGCCAACTCCTGGTGCCTATTCTTCTCCCACCCAGCACCCTTCACCCCCATATGCACAACTGAACTGGGCGCCCTTGCAGCCCTCGAACCAGAATTCAACGCACGCAACTGCAAACTTCTAGGCCTCTCTACCAGTTCGCCCAACGACCATACTCAGTGGCTCCAAGACATCGCTCACGTGACCGGCTACCATGTACATTTTCCCCTTCTCTCCGATCAATCTCGTCGAGTAGCCTCCACCTATGGTATGATAGACCTGCGTCACTTCGATCTGCAAGGCCGGCCCATACCCATCAGAGCTGCCTACCTTGTCGACCCACGTCGCGAAGTGCGATTGGTGCATGCCTATCCCATCTCCACAGGGCGAAACACTGCCGAGTTGCTGCGCGCGCTGGACGCGCTCCAAGCTGCAGATGCATTCTCTCACCAATTAGTGACCCCGGTAAACTGGGTACCAGGCGACGACGCCGTGGTCGCGCCAGAAGTCTCGGAAGATACCGCTGCACGCCGCTTTCCCAACTACCGCACACTCACGCCTTATCTCAGACTAACACCTGTGGACCCCGATGAGCTGTAA
- the TDEL0E01890 gene encoding uncharacterized protein (ancestral locus Anc_5.436) encodes MLFHDLASDIQGSETKPLYISKISIDGDNSLSPLSGSVYKAILDQALSHPVQNVGSSLYTFGDIRRKLLCTGLYQDVRITLEQDHDAKSSEFANKDSPKEYGIESPLATHARIILKPSGVYNSTAGTTSLVDDSASVAISRSYMNLLGRADSESFHLGLKYNPQTSKWEGKSLKGSFSLPLAKNPSVRASLNFDGVKVNQRSKSYIAETDDHDEMQYSLSTGLQKRWILEQTNSVPNFYAGITSTNRDISGLGAQASKVFSNYSGKFNKVSLESKFHNDTRKYYGTFPVSGYELLVNNEYVISQTKGSSQVLPQEDNFSKFDFSLQHHTSHWKNKLTNSLDLQFGGIIPFSEKTEVHPMDKWYLGGLDSMKGFQTNGVGFGGNSFFYKVALTASQKLINTPIDSPLRLNFFMNLGNAFNDLNTATNSYAAATGISLTYKTPQANMDLTYAHPLTSRSQDITKPGFSFGVTFSYF; translated from the coding sequence ATGTTGTTCCATGACCTGGCTAGCGACATTCAGGGCTCAGAGACAAAGCCCCTTTACATCTCCAAGATCTCGATCGATGGCGACAACAGTCTAAGTCCCTTATCCGGTTCAGTCTACAAAGCGATCCTCGATCAGGCATTATCGCACCCTGTGCAGAATGTGGGGTCAAGTTTGTACACTTTTGGTGATATTAGAAGGAAACTACTGTGTACTGGACTTTACCAGGATGTTAGAATTACTTTGGAACAGGACCACGATGCTAAGTCATCGGAGTTTGCAAACAAAGATTCTCCAAAGGAATATGGGATTGAGTCACCTTTGGCTACACATGCCAGAATTATTCTGAAACCTTCTGGTGTCTACAACAGTACGGCTGGAACCACTAGCCTGGTCGATGATTCTGCATCTGTGGCGATTAGTCGTTCCTATATGAACCTCCTGGGACGTGCAGACAGTGAATCCTTCCATCTGGGTTTGAAGTACAATCCGCAAACTTCTAAATGGGAGGGgaaatccttgaaaggAAGCTTCTCGCTGCCATTGGCCAAGAATCCTTCTGTGAGGGCAAGTTTAAACTTTGATGGTGTTAAAGTTaatcaaagatcaaaatcttATATTGCCGAGACCGACGATCACGATGAAATGCAATACTCTCTCAGTACAGGTTTACAAAAACGCTGGATTCTGGAACAAACAAATTCCGTGCCAAATTTTTACGCGGGGATCACCTCTACTAATAGGGACATCAGTGGTTTAGGTGCTCAGGCTTCTAAGGTCTTCTCAAATTATTCGGGcaaattcaacaaggtTTCATTGGAGTCCAAGTTTCATAACGATACGAGAAAATATTATGGAACTTTCCCCGTGTCAGGTTATGAGCTGCTAGTTAATAATGAGTACGTTATTTCGCAAACTAAGGGCTCTTCTCAGGTCTTGCCTCAGGAAGATAATTTCAGTAAGTTTGATTTCAGCTTGCAACATCACACATCGCATTGGAAAAACAAGCTCACCAATTCACTGGATCTCCAGTTCGGTGGTATCATCCCATTTAGTGAGAAGACCGAAGTGCATCCAATGGATAAGTGGTACCTAGGTGGCTTGGACTCCATGAAGGGATTCCAAACAAATGGTGTTGGGTTTGGAGGTAACAGTTTCTTCTACAAAGTGGCTCTTACTGCTTCCCAAAAACTAATCAATACTCCAATTGACTCTCCTTTGAGATTGAATTTCTTTATGAATTTAGGTAATGCTTTCAATGACCTGAACACAGCAACTAACTCTTACGCTGCAGCAACAGGTATTTCTCTAACTTACAAGACTCCTCAGGCTAACATGGATCTCACTTACGCGCACCCGCTAACCTCAAGATCGCAAGATATCACCAAACCGGGGTTCTCATTTGGCGTCACATTCTCTTATTTCTAG
- the XRS2 gene encoding Xrs2p (similar to Saccharomyces cerevisiae XRS2 (YDR369C); ancestral locus Anc_5.435), producing the protein MWILKYTYELEDGTIRRVSSCLVKQQTFSIGRSSKNPLNIKNDKSISRNHISVVWDSEVKLIRLINQGRLTAAGGKYLKVGESMDFEEKLHIREPIIIELGTKPIKVEVVWQDVVFDLPSQLSQFIDTLDHVGIGVKADTVDNRSTTIIVTDKIKFAYKCLFGLINGAVIRNSQFLVEVTNILSKPTTTFEESWDSLIQNESYMLYPNNLGPHEVILKGYKFYLIASDVITMAYVQEALERGNGELIVVENTEQLLDRLKQENSTDDLIVLKAEETTKIPGDKIKLHTLVDLVNAVSHNTVKTLLGGVPPMEAGPGDVIGSHQPTLTKTEVSSSQSLSNKEHTPEHTVTPAEKPPVKRRRYNRVKPLDSLMFFAGGDYSTEEPEQEISTQPVNPAASDTAKTSITTQINVPENDASQESSAFDKFQPNIVLKNSAKPLTIDSPGDAHNTHEINTANQHVKDIAQQIEMNHPESEQQSEQANLNMVETTPRPTARKKTLQDFKSTVNNPDNSASSTEGLVDLIKDAKSREVKRLKSTLVQVDTDELTEDAINQLGDLAIVQPNDSLIRRQKIDSAETSRNDQHPPWDGRKNFKNFVKVQAKYKEQRMGENYREGSSDFIRNSGYLLTRQYVPSKIYTKESSKEMQDFPEASEQTSRQFSVPQVIDDPEDAEPFTFTRHTSGTPANNGLFVVDEDDSQNDVVLAARESIRPEEAVQLVDPSPRRSRSLPYSPGKRKRENRRSPYDDDDDEDDDEPKFKFSRRLK; encoded by the coding sequence ATGTGGATACTGAAGTATACGTATGAACTAGAAGATGGAACCATTCGTCGTGTATCATCGTGCCTCGTTAAACAACAGACTTTCAGCATTGGTCGTTCCAGTAAGAACCCTCTCAATATCAAGAATGACAAAAGTATCTCGAGGAATCATATAAGTGTGGTTTGGGATTCAGAGGTCAAGCTCATAAGACTTATTAACCAGGGAAGACTGACAGCGGCTGGTGGAAAGTACCTTAAAGTTGGCGAGTCTATGGATTTCGAGGAGAAGCTTCACATACGTGAGCCCATAATAATAGAGCTTGGCACGAAACCTATAAAGGTCGAAGTAGTTTGGCAAGATGTAGTATTTGATCTGCCTAGCCAGCTTTCACAATTCATAGACACTTTGGACCATGTCGGTATTGGAGTGAAAGCTGATACAGTGGATAATCGCTCTACAACGATTATTGTGACTGATAAAATAAAGTTTGCTTACAAGTGCCTCTTCGGCCTCATCAATGGCGCAGTTATAAGAAACTCACAGTTCTTGGTTGAAGTTACCAACATACTTTCCAAACCCACCACgacatttgaagaatcaTGGGATAGTTTAATTCAAAACGAATCTTACATGCTATATCCGAACAATTTAGGCCCACACGAAGTTATACTCAAGGGATATAAGTTTTATTTGATAGCGTCTGACGTTATAACCATGGCCTATGTTCAAGAAGCGCTCGAGCGCGGCAATGGTGAGTTGATTGTTGTCGAAAATACTGAGCAGTTACTGGATAGGCTAAAGCAAGAGAATTCAACTGACGATTTGATAGTTTTGAAAGCTGAAGAAACTACAAAGATCCCAGGTGACAAAATCAAGCTTCATACATTAGTGGATCTTGTCAATGCTGTTTCCCATAACACAGTGAAAACTCTACTAGGGGGAGTTCCACCGATGGAGGCAGGTCCTGGCGATGTGATTGGCAGTCATCAACCCACACTCACAAAGACCGAGGTAAGTTCAAGCCAAAGTTTGAGTAACAAAGAGCACACGCCTGAACATACAGTAACGCCTGCCGAGAAGCCACCAGTCAAAAGAAGACGTTACAACAGGGTCAAACCGCTTGACAGTCTAATGTTCTTTGCAGGTGGAGACTATTCCACAGAGGAACCAGAGCAGGAAATATCAACTCAGCCTGTAAACCCAGCGGCAAGCGATACTGCCAAGACAAGTATAACGACTCAGATTAACGTTCCCGAGAACGATGCCTCCCAGGAAAGTTCTGCatttgacaaatttcagCCTAATATAGTCCTCAAAAATTCTGCCAAACCTCTGACGATTGATTCTCCTGGCGATGCACACAATACTCATGAGATAAACACTGCGAATCAGCATGTGAAAGATATTGCCCAACAGATAGAGATGAATCATCCAGAATCTGAGCAGCAAAGTGAACAAGCAAACCTCAATATGGTAGAAACCACTCCAAGACCCACTGCACGGAAAAAGACATTACAAGACTTCAAAAGTACTGTCAATAATCCAGATAACTCTGCTTCCTCTACTGAGGGTTTAGTAGATTTGATAAAAGATGCAAAAAGCCGCGAAGTGAAACGGCTTAAATCAACATTGGTGCAGGTAGATACTGACGAGTTGACTGAAGATGCGATAAATCAATTGGGAGACCTCGCCATTGTTCAACCAAATGACTCCCTAATACGGCGTCAAAAGATTGACAGTGCAGAAACTTCTCGTAACGATCAGCACCCACCATGGGATGGTCggaagaatttcaagaatttcgTCAAAGTTCAGGCTAAATACAAAGAACAGCGAATGGGTGAAAACTACCGGGAAGGCTCTTCAGACTTTATCCGCAATAGTGGGTACCTCTTAACCAGGCAGTACGTTCCTTCCAAGATATATACCAAGGAATCATCTAAAGAAATGCAGGATTTTCCCGAAGCTTCGGAGCAGACCTCAAGGCAATTTAGTGTTCCTCAAGTCATCGATGATCCTGAAGATGCGGAACCATTCACTTTTACTCGTCATACGAGCGGTACTCCCGCCAACAATGGactttttgttgttgatgaagatgattccCAAAATGATGTAGTTTTAGCGGCCAGGGAATCTATCAGACCAGAAGAAGCCGTTCAATTGGTCGATCCATCACCCAGACGATCAAGGTCCTTGCCCTATTCTCCAGGGAAACGTAAGCGTGAAAACAGGCGCAGCCcttatgatgatgatgatgatgaagatgatgatgaacccAAATTCAAGTTTAGTAGACGGCTCAAATAA
- the TDEL0E01870 gene encoding transaldolase (similar to Saccharomyces cerevisiae YGR043C and TAL1 (YLR354C); ancestral locus Anc_4.188), whose protein sequence is MAQPAQKKQKTSSSLDQLKASGTVVVADTGDFESIAKFTPQDSTTNPSLILAAAKQEGYSKLIDVAVAYGKENGNTTEEKVENAVDRLLVEFGKEILKIVPGRVSTEVDARLSFDKDATVKKALHIIDLYKKVGIDKERVLIKIASTWEGIQAAQELEKDHGIHVNLTLLFSFPQAVAAAEASVTLISPFVGRIMDFFKAKTGKTYSGEEDPGVLSVRRIYNYYKKYGYKTIVMGASFRNTDEIKALAGVDFLTISPNLLDKLYNSNESVPKVLDPESAKAEGEDKVSFINDESSFRFQLNEDEMATEKLSDGIRKFSADIVTLFDLIEKKVTA, encoded by the coding sequence ATGGCTCAACCTGCTCAGAAAAAACAAAAgacttcttcctctttggatcaattaAAGGCTTCTGGTACAGTTGTCGTTGCAGACACTGGTGATTTCGAATCGATTGCCAAATTCACTCCACAAGACTCTACTACTAAcccatctttgatcttggctGCCGCCAAGCAAGAGGGTTACTCCAAATTGATTGACGTGGCTGTTGCTTACGGTAAGGAAAATGGTAATACtactgaagaaaaagtCGAAAATGCCGTGGACAGATTGTTGGTTGAATTCGGTAAggaaatcttgaagatcgtTCCAGGTAGAGTTTCTACCGAAGTGGATGCTAGATTGTCCTTTGACAAGGATGCCACTGTCAAGAAGGCTTTGCACATAATTGACCTTTACAAGAAGGTCGGTATTGACAAGGAACGTGTTTTGATTAAGATTGCTTCCACTTGGGAAGGTATTCAAGCTGCACAAGAGTTGGAAAAGGACCATGGTATTCATGTCAACTTGACTCTATTGTTCTCTTTCCCACAAGCAGTTGCTGCTGCCGAGGCCAGCGTTACTTTGATTTCTCCTTTTGTTGGTAGAATCATGGATTTCTTCAAGGCAAAGACCGGTAAGACTTACTCTGGTGAAGAGGATCCAGGTGTCTTGTCTGTTAGAAGAATTTACAACTACTACAAGAAATACGGTTACAAGACTATTGTTATGGGTGCTTCTTTCAGAAACACCGATGAAATTAAGGCTTTGGCTGGTGTCGATTTCTTGACTATCTCTCCAAATCTATTGGACAAATTGTACAACAGCAACGAAAGTGTTCCAAAGGTCCTAGACCCAGAATCTGCTAAGGCAGAAGGTGAAGATAAGGTTTCTTTCATTAATGACGAATCTTCTTTCAGATTCCAACTAAACGAAGACGAAATGGCTACTGAGAAGTTGTCTGATGGTATTAGAAAGTTCTCTGCTGACATCGTCACTCTATTCGACTTGATCGAGAAAAAAGTTACCGCTTAA